A portion of the Croceicoccus marinus genome contains these proteins:
- a CDS encoding MbcA/ParS/Xre antitoxin family protein — protein MTAFQPVDTAIRDFRPVPITDDEAAAMFRAVVNLFGKWDVTDEQASTLLDVPVRSYRRWKADGEPGRIDRDGKARLSNLIGIHKALRYIFRETRRAHDWIKAPNSAFQGRSALDIMLGGELTDLMRVRRYLDAERGGW, from the coding sequence ATGACTGCATTTCAGCCTGTAGACACCGCAATTCGCGATTTTCGGCCCGTCCCGATTACCGATGACGAGGCCGCTGCGATGTTTCGTGCGGTGGTAAACCTGTTCGGAAAATGGGATGTGACCGACGAACAGGCATCCACACTGCTTGACGTCCCCGTGCGGTCTTACCGCCGCTGGAAAGCGGACGGTGAACCCGGCCGGATCGACCGCGACGGCAAGGCGCGATTGTCCAACCTGATCGGTATTCACAAGGCGCTGCGCTATATCTTTCGTGAGACACGGCGCGCCCATGACTGGATCAAGGCACCCAATAGCGCATTTCAGGGTCGCTCCGCGCTCGATATCATGCTGGGCGGCGAACTGACCGATCTGATGCGGGTGCGCCGCTATCTCGACGCCGAGCGTGGCGGCTGGTGA
- a CDS encoding RES family NAD+ phosphorylase, whose product MIDPDTVPVSTIEWQDAVRIIRSIHPPIDLFEDIADPADWPLLISAEQKTNPRLMENIGNLDLVPQERRVGGPGATYLMAPFTHVSPDRPTRFSDGSYGVLYAGNSFEVALLETIHHHSRFMARTNEAPGWTSQFREVVMDINARLHDLRADEGRFSKAADPNDYSASQTLGGQLRAAGSNGVAYSSVRRESGECAGLFYPDLASNAIQGRHLDYHWDGERVDLYRDTRTGEVFRIV is encoded by the coding sequence GTGATCGATCCCGACACGGTCCCGGTTTCCACCATTGAATGGCAAGACGCGGTCCGTATCATCCGCAGCATCCATCCGCCGATCGATCTGTTCGAGGATATTGCCGATCCTGCCGACTGGCCGCTGCTCATCTCGGCGGAGCAAAAGACCAATCCGCGATTGATGGAAAATATCGGCAATCTCGACCTCGTACCGCAAGAACGGCGTGTCGGCGGACCGGGGGCGACGTATCTTATGGCACCGTTCACCCATGTCAGCCCCGACCGCCCGACGCGATTCAGTGACGGCAGCTATGGCGTGCTCTATGCGGGCAACAGCTTCGAGGTCGCGCTGCTCGAAACCATTCATCATCATAGCCGCTTCATGGCGCGCACGAACGAAGCACCAGGCTGGACTTCGCAATTCCGCGAGGTCGTGATGGACATCAATGCGCGGTTGCATGATCTCCGCGCGGATGAGGGACGATTTAGTAAAGCCGCGGATCCGAATGACTATTCGGCAAGCCAAACGCTGGGAGGGCAGTTACGGGCAGCCGGGTCCAACGGCGTGGCTTATTCCAGCGTGCGCCGCGAAAGTGGCGAGTGTGCTGGCCTGTTCTATCCCGACCTCGCCTCAAATGCGATCCAGGGTCGCCATCTTGATTATCATTGGGATGGGGAGCGGGTTGATCTCTACCGCGATACCAGGACAGGGGAAGTGTTTCGGATCGTGTGA
- a CDS encoding DUF3008 family protein encodes MPTKSKAQQKAAGAALSAKRGDTKVSDLQGASKDMYDSMSEDELEDFAKGERQGKPEHADKDD; translated from the coding sequence ATGCCGACAAAATCGAAAGCCCAGCAAAAAGCCGCAGGAGCAGCTCTGTCTGCGAAGCGCGGCGATACCAAGGTGAGCGATCTGCAAGGCGCTTCGAAAGACATGTACGACTCGATGAGCGAGGACGAGCTTGAGGATTTCGCCAAGGGCGAGCGCCAAGGGAAACCCGAGCACGCCGACAAGGATGATTGA
- a CDS encoding PRC-barrel domain-containing protein produces MSHQNVRSSDLIGSDRVEGTAVYGSNGDKIGTVERVLIEKRGGQARDVEISVGSFLGMGGELHSLPWEKFDYNTDLGGYQLDVTEDQLKGAPTYKESERDTAYDRDYQTRSYDYWAVTPYW; encoded by the coding sequence ATGTCGCATCAAAACGTAAGGAGCAGCGATCTGATTGGCAGCGACCGCGTCGAAGGAACGGCGGTCTATGGGTCCAATGGCGACAAGATCGGTACTGTCGAACGTGTCCTGATCGAAAAACGCGGTGGTCAGGCCCGCGATGTCGAGATTTCGGTGGGCAGCTTCCTTGGTATGGGCGGCGAGTTGCACAGCCTTCCTTGGGAGAAGTTCGACTACAATACCGATCTGGGTGGCTATCAGCTCGACGTGACCGAGGATCAGTTGAAGGGCGCGCCGACCTATAAGGAAAGTGAGCGCGACACCGCTTATGACCGCGATTACCAGACGCGGTCGTACGACTATTGGGCGGTCACACCTTACTGGTGA
- a CDS encoding DMT family transporter encodes MASERRSTAPAIVVQLLLGMALFGSATPLSKLIGQQFSVFTASCMRMLIACLVLAPFTWLLTKRFAGAKRSDWWVIVAISLFGMVGFTAAMLFGMRLTTGVIGSTIMSATPAVTAGAAVVFFGAAMNWRTSGALALAVAGIVAINLLRTEGGGDTEAPILGAALVAMAVCFEAAYTLLSRKLSDGISSLEATLAASLIAALVFVVLAIVFDPQPFDFSDVGQTGWFAVAFWGAATAGLAPVLWYNGARKAPGALTAGAMAVMPLSALVLSYLLLGEPFRWSHLLGFGLVFSGLVLMIVEHSKSED; translated from the coding sequence ATGGCATCCGAAAGACGCTCGACCGCTCCTGCGATTGTTGTGCAGCTTTTGCTGGGCATGGCACTCTTTGGCAGTGCGACGCCGCTCAGCAAGCTAATCGGGCAACAGTTCTCGGTCTTCACGGCATCATGCATGCGAATGCTGATCGCTTGTCTGGTCCTTGCTCCATTTACATGGCTGCTGACGAAACGGTTTGCCGGTGCGAAGCGGTCGGACTGGTGGGTGATTGTCGCGATTTCATTATTCGGGATGGTCGGTTTCACCGCAGCCATGCTTTTTGGTATGCGTCTCACTACAGGCGTGATCGGCTCGACGATCATGAGCGCAACACCGGCAGTGACTGCCGGCGCGGCCGTAGTTTTCTTCGGTGCCGCAATGAACTGGCGGACGTCGGGAGCACTGGCCCTTGCGGTCGCGGGGATAGTAGCAATCAATCTGCTACGAACGGAAGGAGGCGGAGACACGGAAGCTCCGATCCTCGGCGCAGCTCTTGTCGCAATGGCCGTGTGTTTCGAGGCAGCCTACACCCTGCTTTCACGGAAACTGTCCGACGGTATAAGCTCGCTGGAGGCCACGCTGGCAGCCTCATTGATTGCTGCGTTGGTTTTTGTTGTTCTGGCTATCGTTTTCGACCCCCAACCGTTCGATTTTTCCGACGTAGGTCAGACTGGGTGGTTTGCGGTAGCCTTCTGGGGCGCGGCTACAGCGGGGCTTGCTCCTGTTTTATGGTATAATGGTGCCCGCAAAGCGCCGGGAGCACTCACGGCAGGTGCTATGGCGGTCATGCCCCTCAGCGCGCTTGTGCTATCTTATTTGTTGCTCGGCGAACCTTTTCGCTGGTCTCACCTCTTGGGCTTTGGGTTGGTTTTCTCAGGGCTTGTTCTGATGATAGTCGAGCATTCGAAGTCGGAAGATTAG
- a CDS encoding HNH endonuclease, with protein sequence MKNTDDRLRHPGLIWSSELRDAAYYHGYRGEGGEADGWLYFRNQEGVPGEIALAIGPADDGSPWFMAIDHPGVIAEFEAASAGPPPGRFRAAYAFATRAQLHDGINRVFHLARSVPDYPLTAFLEETAYLGDTEAERVLRQRKGQDRFRTALLDYWQSRCPLSGVAESRLLRASHIVPWALCDSDAKRLDVHNGLLLAAHLDAAFDSGLASFDDFGALLLKNELGPAEIGLLDVSGRRIANLTDAHRKNLSWHRRHFGF encoded by the coding sequence GTGAAGAATACTGATGATCGCCTACGCCATCCGGGACTCATCTGGTCGTCCGAATTGCGCGATGCCGCCTATTACCATGGATACCGCGGCGAAGGTGGTGAAGCGGATGGCTGGCTCTACTTCCGCAACCAGGAAGGAGTGCCGGGCGAGATCGCGCTTGCGATCGGACCGGCAGACGATGGTTCGCCTTGGTTTATGGCGATCGACCACCCTGGCGTCATTGCCGAATTTGAGGCAGCATCTGCCGGGCCCCCGCCGGGCCGGTTTCGTGCTGCCTATGCCTTCGCTACGAGAGCGCAACTCCATGACGGCATAAACCGCGTGTTTCACCTCGCACGCAGTGTCCCAGACTATCCGCTGACGGCCTTCCTAGAGGAAACCGCTTATCTTGGCGATACCGAGGCAGAACGCGTATTGCGGCAACGTAAGGGTCAGGATCGCTTCCGGACCGCCTTGCTCGACTATTGGCAGTCTCGTTGTCCATTATCCGGCGTTGCTGAGTCCCGTCTACTGCGGGCAAGCCATATCGTACCTTGGGCTCTTTGTGACAGCGATGCGAAGCGTCTGGATGTTCACAATGGCCTGCTGCTAGCGGCACATTTGGATGCAGCATTTGACTCTGGGTTGGCATCATTCGACGACTTCGGCGCACTGCTGCTGAAGAATGAACTTGGACCTGCAGAGATCGGCCTGCTGGACGTAAGCGGACGGCGGATTGCGAACCTTACCGATGCACACCGGAAGAATCTCAGCTGGCACCGGCGACATTTTGGCTTCTAA
- a CDS encoding ATP-binding domain-containing protein, whose product MEELKPVAREALDAFESIASSAREGLSRRGITLDSFAMVNEATAEKLSADLRERNEDRIGNLQRLRHEPAIARLVIEDEDESLQTLYISPAGTVPSAKVELCSYMSPKGRLAPRDIGDDVEVPLPGGARWFLLREKLTFKALEDSAGWDAQPAVHFREHATPRSVKSLRDLLREDGYSEEQIDALGTWLEEGDTEEGAHNEYEGIKRDALTAMQLRIAPILDKFQDDIFRLPIDRQIAVFGPPGTGKTTTMVRRLRQKLDHAYLDEDEKALVEGADAAGLAHADSWILFTPTELLRLYVKEAASKEGVPAHDERLQTWDDYRWATARNVLGILRNGGGGGFTMPLPHDDRWLGEGTLLNQPRWFEAFDRWQADNFIQQLAVEAERLAKADDERAALVGKRVTAAIARSGGSIIQLMGELAAMRPDLFQITRTLGEGTRGALAQPLRALAGEDDEFLDALATMVTSMLTEQSEDEEAEDGEEDEGEDDIEPEAEETRPTLQGRRLVADIFQRAMRTLALRQASGRKPSAKSRAGRIIAILEARGLASPDLKEVGKILLLQRAAGMLGNAPASYLRRFPGRYRRFRRAMRMEGLWYGEQSGKPSHVHPAEVDLIMLAMLRAAAGFEADRRLSSGLAERRPALLDAIGAMRRNQVLVDEATDFSPLQLACMSVLARPATGSLFLSGDFNQRLTLWGSRSEDDLAWVAPKLKKHTISIAYRQSRKLSTFARKLAELQGAEFDDAAPDYGENLGYDPVQGVSLDSDAARADWLVARIKEVQVLSDGNLPTIAVLVPNQGQLPGLTAALNASLADLSLKAKAYADGEAIGKSNDIRVFPIEHIKGLEFEAVFFLDVDRLAEERPELFDRYIYVGATRAATYLGLTSTTDRLPTKLDDPQLAYGRTW is encoded by the coding sequence TTGGAAGAGTTGAAGCCAGTCGCACGTGAAGCGCTCGATGCTTTCGAAAGCATCGCTTCATCAGCACGCGAAGGCCTTTCCCGTCGCGGTATCACGCTCGACTCTTTCGCGATGGTCAACGAGGCGACTGCAGAGAAGCTCTCCGCCGACTTGCGCGAGCGGAACGAGGACCGGATAGGCAATCTCCAGCGCCTGCGCCACGAACCCGCCATCGCCAGGCTGGTTATCGAGGATGAGGACGAGAGCTTGCAGACGCTGTATATCTCGCCTGCCGGAACCGTGCCTTCCGCAAAGGTGGAGCTGTGCAGCTATATGAGCCCGAAGGGCAGGCTCGCTCCGCGTGATATCGGCGATGATGTTGAGGTGCCGCTCCCGGGTGGTGCTCGCTGGTTCCTGTTGAGGGAGAAGCTAACTTTCAAGGCGCTGGAAGACAGTGCCGGTTGGGATGCGCAGCCGGCGGTGCACTTTCGTGAGCATGCGACACCGCGTTCGGTTAAATCGCTACGCGACCTGCTGCGAGAGGATGGCTATTCTGAAGAGCAGATCGACGCGCTGGGAACGTGGCTTGAAGAGGGCGACACCGAGGAGGGGGCCCACAACGAATATGAGGGCATCAAGCGTGATGCTCTAACCGCGATGCAACTTCGCATTGCGCCGATCCTCGACAAGTTCCAAGACGACATCTTCCGTCTGCCGATCGACCGCCAGATCGCCGTGTTCGGCCCGCCGGGGACGGGCAAGACCACGACGATGGTCCGTCGCCTGAGGCAGAAACTCGATCATGCCTATCTCGATGAGGACGAGAAAGCACTGGTTGAAGGGGCGGACGCAGCAGGTCTGGCGCACGCCGACAGCTGGATCCTCTTCACCCCAACCGAGCTGCTGCGCCTCTATGTGAAGGAGGCCGCTAGCAAGGAAGGCGTGCCCGCGCATGACGAGCGGCTGCAGACCTGGGACGATTACCGCTGGGCTACCGCACGCAACGTGCTGGGTATCCTGCGAAATGGCGGCGGCGGCGGATTTACGATGCCCTTGCCGCACGATGATCGATGGCTTGGGGAAGGCACATTGCTCAATCAGCCCCGCTGGTTCGAAGCCTTCGACCGCTGGCAGGCCGACAACTTCATCCAGCAGCTGGCGGTAGAGGCCGAGCGGCTCGCCAAAGCCGACGACGAGCGCGCGGCTCTGGTAGGCAAACGTGTGACCGCCGCGATCGCTCGCTCGGGCGGAAGTATTATCCAATTAATGGGTGAACTTGCGGCAATGCGGCCAGATCTGTTCCAGATCACACGGACCTTGGGCGAGGGAACGAGAGGCGCACTAGCGCAACCACTTCGGGCTCTGGCTGGCGAAGATGACGAGTTCCTTGATGCGCTGGCGACGATGGTAACGTCCATGCTGACGGAACAGTCGGAAGACGAGGAGGCCGAAGACGGTGAAGAGGACGAGGGCGAGGATGATATCGAACCTGAGGCCGAAGAAACGCGCCCGACGCTGCAAGGTCGGCGACTGGTAGCCGATATCTTCCAGCGGGCCATGAGGACTCTTGCCTTGCGGCAAGCATCCGGCAGGAAGCCATCTGCCAAAAGTCGGGCCGGGCGCATTATTGCCATTCTGGAAGCGCGGGGACTTGCTTCGCCGGACTTGAAAGAGGTGGGCAAGATACTCCTTCTGCAGCGCGCCGCCGGTATGTTGGGCAATGCTCCCGCAAGCTACTTACGGCGCTTTCCGGGGCGCTATCGTCGGTTTCGGCGCGCAATGCGGATGGAAGGGCTGTGGTACGGCGAACAGTCGGGCAAGCCGTCTCATGTGCATCCAGCGGAGGTCGATCTGATCATGCTGGCGATGTTGCGGGCAGCGGCGGGCTTCGAAGCCGATCGGCGGCTGTCGTCAGGACTGGCGGAACGGCGACCCGCATTGCTAGACGCCATCGGGGCCATGCGGCGCAACCAAGTTCTGGTGGATGAGGCAACCGACTTTTCCCCACTGCAGCTCGCCTGCATGTCCGTGCTCGCCCGTCCAGCGACCGGTTCGTTGTTCCTGTCCGGCGATTTCAACCAGCGGCTGACGTTGTGGGGGAGCCGGTCGGAAGACGATCTCGCCTGGGTGGCGCCGAAGCTTAAAAAACATACAATTTCGATAGCTTATCGGCAAAGCCGCAAGCTTTCGACATTCGCCCGCAAGTTGGCTGAACTCCAAGGGGCCGAATTCGACGATGCGGCGCCTGACTATGGAGAGAACCTCGGCTACGATCCGGTGCAGGGCGTCTCGCTTGATAGTGATGCCGCGCGGGCCGACTGGTTGGTGGCGCGGATCAAGGAGGTTCAGGTCCTGTCCGACGGCAACTTACCAACAATTGCAGTTCTCGTTCCCAATCAGGGCCAATTACCGGGCTTGACCGCGGCGCTCAACGCCAGTCTGGCCGATCTTAGCCTCAAGGCCAAGGCCTATGCTGATGGAGAAGCCATAGGAAAGTCGAACGATATCAGGGTATTTCCTATCGAGCACATCAAGGGGTTGGAGTTCGAAGCGGTCTTCTTCCTTGACGTGGACCGTCTGGCCGAAGAGCGGCCGGAACTGTTTGATCGTTACATTTATGTCGGTGCAACCCGTGCAGCCACCTATCTCGGGTTGACCAGTACCACCGATCGGTTGCCGACGAAACTCGACGACCCCCAACTCGCTTATGGACGCACTTGGTGA
- a CDS encoding Eco57I restriction-modification methylase domain-containing protein: protein MARRNRTTELGLEAIAIEGGLIAPEQVLKIAGAERNAKTAADYGCPKGTNLADEITRYFRIGQALWLDYSKIDQPTVTQTARFARDLLEQAFGFEDLSGPKDHHDGARRYRIALEGKGGHVPIVVAAPVEDGDGFSKAMPEFGDGEGGRARRNPVVLLQDWLNASDGFYWGLVFAGDRVRLMRDNASLTRAAWIEADFAAMFRDEMFADFTAWWLLTHATRFGNPGQPPSSAPLEQWREAGMKSGTAARDRLREGVEDALREMGQGLIEANPELRAKIEANEVSLTALFEELLRTVYRLIFLAVAEERNLLHPRRTPRAARDLYESSYGFGFWRERSRRRVARDRHFDAWEGMKVTLRALERGQEMLGLPALGGMFARGNTPVMDASKLPNRRFLEAIYRLGYLKQDGSLQRINWRDMKTEELGSVYESLLEIHPRLAANGEFELDSGAKGNTRKTTGSYYTPDSLVETLLDSALDPVLEKAEAEGETAEDKVRAILDLKIIDPACGSGHFLLGAARRMADKVAELRDPDAPDRQAGLRDVVARCVHGVDRNPMAVELAKVALWIESVSPGQPLGFLDANIRCGDALLGVFDLEALEQGIPDDAYKPLTGDVKEAAAYYKKKNKDEKKGQGAFDFDSGTGAMPPRKLAANLSTIRRMPEDTVGQVEKKREAFEAWRKDPDRWATKVACDFYTAAFLLPKVEVPENYRRSAVPTTADVWKRLGGGQVYGPLEAAAVDASEEARAFHWPLAFPDVLIGKGGFDVVLGNPPWERIKLQEQEFFAGHEVADAPNAAGRAKAIKKLAAAEEGSPDRRLYDAFQSAKRQAEAASAFARISGGDGGRYTYTGTGDVNTYALFSEQFLNLLSDSGRAGIIVPTGIATDATTAPFFGHLIDKRKLISLVDFRNDRRIFPHVAGLLRFCLLTIGKIKAEEKAQFACLLLDFEELEDKRRSFELTADEIARINPNTKTAPVFRARKDAELTASIYNRVPVLINEAKSGEARNPWGVSFMRMFDMSNDSHLFRTAEELAAMGWELLGTDWARTSGQVDNSPNFNLSGGSEANANQERYLPLYEAKMMWHFDHRYGSYPPGKTDNTRALPRLNEDQLSDVTFEPTPRVWLPKSERDRKLRNVPNCSYFFGFRDITNTNNERTAIGAFVPDFAFGNQLPLIFFEERLKRVLTAGFAANFSSLAFDYVARQKVGGTHLNFFILEQLPILPPSAYSEDDLGFIVPRVLELSYTSHSMAPFARDLGYEGEPFRWDEDRRAQLRAELDAWYALAYGLSREELRYVLDPKDVMGEDYPSETFRVLKNNEIKKHGEYHTRRLVLAAYDKLVTEGMRPRVEGYR from the coding sequence ATGGCTCGCCGTAACCGCACCACCGAACTCGGTCTCGAAGCCATCGCCATTGAGGGCGGGCTGATCGCGCCCGAACAGGTTCTCAAGATCGCTGGCGCCGAACGCAACGCGAAGACCGCCGCCGATTACGGCTGCCCCAAGGGCACCAACCTTGCCGACGAGATCACGCGCTACTTCCGCATCGGCCAGGCGCTCTGGCTCGACTACAGCAAGATCGACCAGCCCACCGTCACACAGACTGCCAGGTTCGCGCGCGATCTGCTGGAACAGGCCTTCGGCTTCGAGGACCTGTCAGGACCGAAGGATCACCACGACGGCGCCCGCCGCTATCGCATCGCTCTGGAAGGAAAGGGCGGCCACGTCCCCATCGTCGTCGCCGCGCCAGTCGAGGACGGCGACGGTTTTTCCAAGGCCATGCCCGAATTCGGTGACGGGGAGGGCGGCCGCGCCCGGCGCAATCCGGTCGTGCTGCTGCAGGACTGGCTCAACGCCAGCGACGGGTTCTATTGGGGCCTCGTCTTCGCCGGCGACCGCGTGCGCCTGATGCGCGACAACGCCAGCCTCACACGCGCCGCGTGGATCGAGGCAGATTTTGCCGCGATGTTCCGTGACGAGATGTTCGCCGACTTCACCGCCTGGTGGCTGCTCACCCACGCCACCCGCTTCGGCAATCCCGGCCAGCCCCCCAGCAGCGCCCCGCTGGAACAATGGCGCGAGGCCGGGATGAAATCCGGCACCGCCGCGCGCGATCGCCTGCGCGAAGGGGTCGAAGATGCCTTGCGCGAAATGGGCCAAGGACTGATCGAGGCCAATCCTGAACTGCGCGCAAAGATCGAGGCGAACGAAGTCTCGCTCACTGCCCTGTTCGAGGAATTGCTGCGCACCGTCTATCGCCTGATCTTCCTTGCAGTGGCGGAAGAGCGCAACCTGCTCCACCCCCGCCGCACCCCGCGCGCCGCGCGCGATCTCTATGAAAGCAGCTACGGCTTCGGCTTCTGGCGCGAACGCAGCCGCCGCCGCGTGGCGCGCGACCGCCATTTCGATGCGTGGGAGGGGATGAAGGTCACCTTGCGCGCGCTGGAACGCGGGCAGGAAATGCTCGGCCTGCCTGCGCTGGGCGGCATGTTCGCGCGCGGCAATACGCCGGTGATGGACGCCAGCAAACTGCCTAACCGCCGCTTCCTCGAAGCGATCTACCGGCTCGGTTACCTGAAGCAGGACGGCAGCCTGCAGCGCATCAACTGGCGCGACATGAAGACCGAGGAGTTGGGCAGCGTCTACGAAAGTCTGCTCGAAATCCACCCGCGCCTTGCAGCCAACGGGGAATTCGAGCTGGACAGCGGAGCCAAGGGCAACACCCGCAAGACCACCGGAAGTTACTACACGCCCGACAGCCTGGTCGAAACGCTGCTCGACAGCGCGCTCGACCCGGTGTTGGAGAAGGCGGAGGCAGAAGGTGAGACGGCGGAGGACAAGGTTCGCGCCATCCTCGATCTCAAGATCATCGACCCGGCCTGCGGGTCGGGGCATTTCCTGCTGGGCGCGGCGCGGCGGATGGCGGACAAGGTGGCCGAGCTGCGCGATCCCGATGCGCCCGACCGGCAGGCGGGCTTACGCGACGTGGTCGCCCGCTGCGTCCACGGGGTGGATCGCAACCCGATGGCGGTGGAATTGGCCAAGGTGGCGCTGTGGATCGAGAGTGTTTCACCGGGGCAACCCTTGGGCTTCCTCGACGCCAATATCCGCTGCGGGGACGCGCTGCTGGGCGTGTTCGACCTCGAGGCGCTGGAACAGGGGATTCCCGACGATGCCTACAAGCCGCTGACTGGCGATGTGAAAGAGGCGGCCGCCTACTACAAGAAGAAGAACAAGGACGAAAAGAAGGGCCAGGGCGCCTTCGATTTCGACAGCGGCACCGGGGCCATGCCGCCAAGGAAACTGGCCGCGAACCTTTCCACCATTCGCCGCATGCCGGAAGACACGGTGGGGCAGGTGGAAAAGAAGCGGGAGGCGTTCGAGGCCTGGCGTAAAGATCCAGACCGTTGGGCCACCAAGGTCGCCTGCGATTTTTACACTGCTGCCTTCCTGCTACCCAAGGTGGAAGTGCCGGAAAACTATCGGCGCTCAGCCGTGCCGACGACGGCGGACGTCTGGAAGCGCCTCGGCGGAGGGCAGGTTTACGGCCCGCTCGAAGCCGCCGCCGTTGACGCTTCGGAAGAAGCCCGCGCCTTCCACTGGCCGCTCGCCTTTCCCGATGTGCTGATCGGCAAGGGCGGGTTCGACGTGGTGCTGGGCAATCCGCCGTGGGAGCGGATCAAGCTGCAGGAGCAGGAGTTCTTCGCCGGGCACGAAGTGGCCGATGCACCCAATGCGGCGGGCCGCGCGAAGGCGATCAAGAAGTTGGCCGCTGCGGAAGAAGGGTCGCCCGACCGACGGCTTTATGACGCCTTTCAAAGCGCCAAGCGGCAAGCTGAAGCGGCGAGCGCCTTCGCGCGTATTTCTGGCGGGGACGGAGGGCGATACACCTATACCGGCACGGGTGATGTCAACACGTATGCTTTGTTCTCAGAACAATTCCTGAACTTGCTAAGCGACAGCGGACGTGCGGGGATCATCGTGCCCACCGGCATCGCCACCGATGCAACAACTGCGCCGTTCTTCGGTCATCTTATTGATAAGCGGAAATTGATCTCGCTTGTCGACTTCCGAAATGATCGTCGAATCTTCCCACATGTAGCAGGGTTGCTTCGCTTCTGCTTGCTCACGATCGGAAAAATCAAAGCTGAGGAGAAAGCCCAGTTCGCATGCCTATTGCTGGATTTCGAAGAGCTAGAGGATAAACGGCGCTCGTTCGAACTCACGGCCGATGAGATCGCTCGGATCAATCCCAACACAAAGACTGCCCCTGTCTTCCGCGCGCGCAAGGACGCCGAACTCACCGCGAGCATCTACAATCGCGTTCCGGTTCTGATCAACGAGGCGAAAAGCGGAGAGGCGCGCAATCCGTGGGGCGTCAGCTTCATGCGAATGTTCGATATGTCGAACGACAGCCACCTTTTCCGCACCGCCGAAGAACTTGCGGCAATGGGTTGGGAACTGCTCGGCACCGACTGGGCGCGCACTTCTGGGCAAGTTGACAATTCCCCGAACTTTAACCTCTCCGGCGGTTCCGAGGCAAATGCAAACCAAGAGCGATATTTGCCGCTCTACGAAGCCAAAATGATGTGGCATTTTGACCATCGATATGGTTCCTACCCACCTGGCAAAACTGACAATACAAGAGCTTTGCCTAGGCTGAATGAGGATCAGCTCAGCGATGTCACTTTCGAGCCGACGCCTCGAGTTTGGCTTCCTAAATCGGAGCGTGATCGGAAACTCCGAAATGTGCCAAATTGCAGCTATTTCTTTGGCTTTCGGGATATCACCAACACAAATAACGAGCGGACAGCAATAGGAGCATTCGTCCCCGATTTTGCATTTGGCAATCAACTTCCGTTGATATTCTTTGAGGAGCGCCTCAAACGGGTGCTTACAGCAGGTTTCGCTGCAAACTTCTCATCTCTCGCTTTCGACTATGTCGCCCGTCAGAAGGTAGGCGGAACTCATTTGAATTTTTTCATATTGGAGCAACTGCCCATCCTCCCCCCCAGCGCCTACAGCGAGGACGATCTCGGCTTCATCGTCCCGCGGGTGCTGGAACTCAGTTACACCTCGCATTCCATGGCCCCCTTCGCGCGCGACTTGGGATATGAGGGCGAGCCGTTCCGCTGGGACGAGGACCGCCGCGCGCAGCTTCGCGCCGAACTCGACGCCTGGTACGCCCTCGCCTACGGCCTCTCCCGCGAAGAGCTGCGCTACGTCCTCGATCCCAAGGACGTGATGGGCGAAGACTACCCCAGCGAAACCTTCCGCGTCCTCAAGAACAACGAGATCAAGAAACACGGCGAATACCACACCCGCCGCCTCGTCCTCGCCGCCTACGACAAGCTGGTGACCGAAGGCATGCGCCCACGGGTGGAGGGGTATCGGTGA